A genomic segment from Xyrauchen texanus isolate HMW12.3.18 chromosome 21, RBS_HiC_50CHRs, whole genome shotgun sequence encodes:
- the LOC127661587 gene encoding growth arrest-specific protein 1-like, with the protein MESYFSWVTFLLTFLMSLDAQLVCWQALIRCHEEQDCELAYNQYLTACDGNIRGIRRQCPSHCISALIHLNLTASGPGLETCECGLDTECLRAKHAIEPCLPRTHPGGTDGIGCTEARQRCEDEPSCQKSLTTYLSHCGQLFNGRKCSSRCKSTIEELLFMPNGVLLNQCVCDGLERPFCEVVKHNMVKLCSIGDHSVSIDDGMDDLYEDEDYEVRPEREITDADAVMSSAFTLSHQVVLLCSAFVLAVTSV; encoded by the coding sequence ATGGAGAGCTACTTCAGTTGGGTCACATTTCTCCTCACGTTTCTGATGTCGCTTGATGCACAGTTGGTTTGTTGGCAGGCACTTATCAGGTGTCACGAGGAGCAGGACTGTGAGCTCGCCTATAATCAATATCTGACCGCTTGTGATGGGAATATTCGGGGGATTCGACGGCAGTGCCCAAGCCACTGCATCAGCGCACTCATCCACCTCAACCTGACTGCTAGTGGGCCAGGACTGGAGACCTGCGAATGTGGACTGGACACAGAGTGTCTGCGGGCCAAACATGCCATTGAACCGTGTCTGCCACGGACGCATCCTGGTGGCACAGATGGGATTGGCTGTACCGAAGCCCGCCAGCGTTGCGAGGACGAGCCCAGTTGTCAAAAGTCCCTAACGACTTACCTGTCTCACTGTGGACAACTGTTCAATGGGAGGAAATGTTCGTCCCGATGTAAATCAACTATAGAGGAACTGCTATTCATGCCAAACGGCGTGCTGCTGAATCAATGTGTTTGTGATGGTTTGGAAAGGCCGTTTTGTGAGGTGGTCAAACATAATATGGTCAAACTGTGCTCTATAGGGGACCACAGTGTTTCCATTGACGACGGAATGGATGATCTATATGAGGATGAAGATTACGAGGTGAGACCAGAGAGAGAGATAACAGATGCAGATGCTGTGATGTCAAGTGCCTTCACTCTTTCTCACCAGGTGGTTTTGCTGTGTAGTGCTTTTGTTCTGGCTGTTACCTCTGTTTGA
- the cplx3b gene encoding complexin-3b yields the protein MAFMVKHVVGGQLKNLTGGLTEEKSDGDKSDSATKGMTQEEFEQYQQQLEEEKEERDTSFAQRKAERATVRSHFRDKYRLPKNEVDETQIQAAKDDVELPTELAKMIAEDNQEEEHKQSVLGQLTNIQNVDMNHLKGKAQATLEDLKNSADKCSLM from the exons ATGGCTTTCATGGTGAAACACGTAGTCGGCGGTCAGCTAAAGAATCTGACTGGAGGTCTGACAGAAGAGAAATCTGACGGAGATAAATCCGACTCTGCTACTAAAGGAATGACACAAGAAGAGTTTgaacagtaccaacaacaactagAGGAGGAAAA GGAAGAACGAGATACCAGTTTTGCCCAACGGAAGGCGGAGAGGGCGACAGTCAGATCTCACTTCAGAGACAAATACAGGTTACCAAAG AATGAGGTAGATGAGACTCAGATTCAGGCTGCAAAAGATGATGTTGAGCTCCCCACTGAACTTGCCAAGATGATAGCTGAGGACAACCAAGAGGAGGAACACAAGCAGTCCGTCCTGGGTCAGCTGACCAACATCCAGAACGTGGACATGAACCATCTAAAGGGCAAAGCTCAGGCCACGCTGGAAGATCTGAAGAACTCTGCTGACAAGTGTTCACTGATGTGA